Proteins encoded by one window of Cloeon dipterum chromosome 4, ieCloDipt1.1, whole genome shotgun sequence:
- the Hil gene encoding hillarin, translating to MYRMNFYESTCLRCQQTVYQVDRVGPLKDFSFFHSGCFKCAACGTKLTLKTYLNSQLSQEDKEVYCSSHVPKSGPGHLDGHAVGIRSALNVPRSSPVVNEQIRGSGRAGTFDAEALNIRSHLSNGHSSPAAGHAHAEASTAVGGGASEFGRFDASALHIAHALRATELQKAYHKAREKPIDYYLDKDEQTRLEMKHRKEEDDLYRKFARQREEEDKRMKDEIREEWEKELEQLTSRFEREIRGRGRRTDERVLTLKMQQERDDLEKNMTLRRDKRKESLTRKLLEHERAATAALVEKQSREMLELINEKRSEYMMAESLYLDEPDGMLAESVPYPGTPPAACPPAVPKFQLYQDPIEFADIDQIAISVAQEDQKTFTDLVRQLVGRCGSDVEKARTIFRWITVKNLNTMTFDEDTRGDTPMGLLRGIKHGTESYHVLFKRLCSYAGLHCVVIKGYSKSAGYQPGVRFEDNRFRNSWNAVYVAGAWRFVQCNWGARHLVNAKEVPARAKSDALRYEYDDHYFLTDPREFIYEFFPLQQEWQLLKNPISLTDFEELPFVRSLFFRYGLYFPDRNTKAVMLTDSTGAATVRIAMPAHMQSTLIFHYNLKFFDSDGDTYDSVSLKRFVMQSVVGNIVAFRVHAPRSGTLLLDIFANAVTPREYLTGEPMKFKSVCKFRIACDELQTVMVPLPDCASGEWGPTKATRLFGLIPVTHQDALVFAGRELELQFRMSRPLSDFMATLHKNGVEEKKLGRYVAYAVAGDLVTFTVSFPEEGQYGLDVYTREGLSTEGEKHLLTHCCKYLINSSKRN from the exons ATGTACCGCATGAACTTTTACGAGTCGACGTGTCTGCGGTGCCAGCAGACGGTGTACCAGGTGGACAGGGTGGGTCCCCTGAAGGACTTCAGCTTCTTCCACAGCGGGTGCTTCAAGTGCGCCGCGTGCGGCACCAAGCTCACCCTGAAGACGTACCTCAACAGCCAGCTGAGCCAGGAGGACAAGGAGGTCTACTGCAGCAGCCACGTGCCCAAGAGCGGCCCCGGACACCTCGACGGCCACGCGGTCGGCATCAGGTCGGCCCTGAACGTGCCCAGGTCGTCGCCGGTGGTGAACGAGCAGATCCGCGGCTCGGGGCGCGCCGGCACCTTCGACGCCGAGGCCCTCAACATCCGCTCGCACCTCAGCAACGGCCACTCGTCGCCGGCCGCCGGACACGCCCACGCCGAGGCCTCGACGGCCGTCGGCGGAGGGGCGTCCGAGTTCGGCCGCTTCGACGCCAGCGCCCTGCACATCGCACACGCCCTCAGGGCCACCGAGCTGCAGAAGGCGTACCACAAGGCCCGCGAGAAGCCCATCGACTACTACCTC GACAAAGATGAGCAGACACGTTTGGAGATGAAACACCGCAAGGAAGAGGACGACCTGTACAGAAAATTCGCCCGTCAGCGCGAGGAGGAGGACAAGCGGATGAAGGATGAAATCAGG gAGGAATGGGAGAAGGAATTGGAGCAGCTGACGTCGCGTTTCGAGCGGGAAATTCGGGGTCGCGGCCGGCGGACGGACGAGCGGGTGCTGACCCTGAAGATGCAGCAGGAGCGCGACGACCTGGAGAAGAACATGACCCTGCGGCGGGACAAGCGCAAGGAGAGCCTGACGCGCAAGCTGCTGGAGCACGAGcgcgcggcgacggcggcgctCGTCGAGAAGCAGAGCCGCGAGATGCTCGAGCTGATCAACGAGAAGCGCTCCGAGTACATGATGGCCGAGTCGCTCTACCTCGACGAGCCAGACGGCATGCTCGCCGAGAGCGTCCCCTACCCCGGCACGCCCCCCGCGGCCTGCCCCCCGGCCGTCCCCAAGTTCCAGCTTTACCAG GACCCCATCGAGTTCGCTGATATCGACCAGATCGCCATCTCGGTGGCCCAGGAGGACCAGAAAACCTTCACCGACCTCGTCAGGCAGCTTGTTGGACGCTGCGGCTCAGACGTTGAGAAGGCCAGAACGATTTTCAG GTGGATAACGGTGAAGAACCTGAACACGATGACGTTCGACGAGGACACGCGCGGTGACACGCCGATGGGTCTGCTGCGCGGCATCAAACACGGCACCGAGAGTTACCACGTGTTGTTCAAGCGGCTGTGCTCGTACGCGGGCCTGCACTGCGTCGTGATCAAGGGCTACAGCAAGTCTGCCGGTTACCAGCCGGGCGTGCGCTTCGAGGACAACCGCTTCCGCAATTCGTGGAACGCGGTGTACGTGGCGGGCGCCTGGCGCTTCGTCCAATGCAACTGGGGCGCCAGGCACCTCGTCAACGCCAAGGAGGTGCCGGCGCGCGCAAAGTCGGACGCCCTGCGCTACGAGTACGACGACCACTACTTCCTCACCGACCCCCGCGAGTTCATCTACGAGTTTTTCCCCCTCCAGCAG GAGTGGCAGCTGTTGAAGAACCCGATCAGCCTGACGGACTTTGAGGAGCTGCCATTTGTGCGGTCGCTGTTTTTCCGCTACGGGCTGTACTTCCCGGACCGGAACACGAAGGCGGTGATGCTGACCGACTCGACCGGCGCCGCCACCGTGCGCATCGCCATGCCCGCACACATGCAGTCCACCCTTATTTTCCACTACAACCTCAAGTTCTTCGACAGCGACGGCGACACCTACGACTCCGTCAGCCTAAAACGATTCGTCAtgcag tccGTGGTTGGCAACATCGTGGCGTTCAGGGTGCACGCGCCGCGCTCCGGCACGCTGCTGCTAGACATTTTCGCGAACGCCGTGACGCCTCGCGAATACCTCACCGGCGAGCCGATGAAGTTCAAGAGCGTCTGCAAGTTCCGCATCGCGTGCGACGAGCTGCAGACCGTCATGGTTCCTCTGCCCGACTGTGCCAGCGGCGAATGGGGCCCCACAAAG GCGACGCGTCTGTTCGGGCTGATCCCTGTGACGCATCAGGACGCGCTGGTGTTCGCCGGGCGGGAACTGGAGCTGCAGTTCCGGATGTCGCGCCCCCTTTCGGACTTCATGGCGACGCTGCACAAGAACGGCGTGGAGGAGAAGAAGCTGGGCCGGTACGTGGCGTACGCGGTGGCGGGCGACCTGGTCACCTTCACCGTCTCCTTCCCCGAGGAGGGCCAGTACGGGCTGGACGTGTACACGCGCGAGGGCCTCAGCACCGAGGGCGAGAAGCACCTGCTCACCCACTGCTGCAAGTACCTCATCAACTCCTCCAAGAGGAACTGA